Proteins co-encoded in one Kutzneria chonburiensis genomic window:
- a CDS encoding carbohydrate ABC transporter permease produces the protein MALYLLYTLIPLAWLVISATKTQPDLLSTPGLSFGGVFALFDNIGQTFTYNNGIFLRWLGNTVLYVVVGAGGATVLATAAGYGLAKYRFRGRRAVFAVVLGAIAVPGTALAVPTFLLFSRLGLTDTPLAVIIPSLISPFGLYLIWVYATDAIPDEMMEAARIDGAGEIRIFLAVTLRQLAPGIVTVALFAVVATWNNYFLPLIMLSDPDWYPLTVGLNQWNAQAIGAAAQPVYHLVITGSVLTIIPLVIAFLFLQRFWQSGLTAGSVKQ, from the coding sequence ATGGCGCTCTACCTGCTCTACACGCTGATCCCGTTGGCCTGGCTGGTGATCAGCGCGACCAAGACCCAGCCCGACCTGTTGTCCACGCCGGGCCTGTCCTTCGGCGGCGTCTTCGCCCTGTTCGACAACATCGGCCAGACGTTCACCTACAACAACGGGATCTTCCTGCGCTGGCTGGGCAACACCGTGCTCTACGTCGTGGTCGGCGCCGGTGGCGCGACCGTGCTGGCCACCGCCGCCGGCTACGGCCTGGCCAAGTACCGGTTCCGGGGCCGGCGGGCGGTGTTCGCGGTGGTGCTGGGCGCGATCGCGGTCCCGGGCACCGCGCTCGCGGTGCCGACCTTCCTGCTGTTCAGCCGGCTCGGCCTGACCGACACCCCGCTTGCGGTGATCATCCCGTCGCTGATCAGCCCGTTCGGCCTGTACCTGATCTGGGTGTACGCCACCGACGCCATCCCGGACGAGATGATGGAGGCGGCCCGCATCGACGGCGCCGGCGAGATCCGGATCTTCCTCGCCGTGACACTGCGGCAGCTGGCGCCGGGCATCGTGACCGTGGCCCTGTTCGCGGTGGTGGCCACCTGGAACAACTACTTCCTGCCGCTGATCATGCTGAGCGACCCGGACTGGTACCCGCTCACCGTCGGGCTCAACCAGTGGAACGCGCAGGCCATCGGCGCCGCGGCACAACCGGTGTACCACCTGGTGATCACCGGCTCGGTGCTCACGATCATCCCGCTCGTGATCGCTTTCCTTTTCCTGCAACGGTTCTGGCAGTCCGGGCTGACCGCGGGAAGCGTCAAGCAGTAA
- a CDS encoding LacI family DNA-binding transcriptional regulator, which yields MADVAREAGVSGQTVSRVANGRSNVDADTRERVLAAMRRVGYRPNSAARALRNGRFRTIGVIVSSLSTFGNSRTLDAIAAAMVEHGFSIVLMTVPRSTQGEVTGAFSRLGEQAVDGVIILIEQHQLDQNEIELPQGLPVVVIDSSARYPSPVIDTDQAEGAASATRHLLELGHDTVWHIAGPPQSYAAERRLRSWREVLESAGRRVPPVLVGDWSAAAGYAHGKRLAADPSVTAVFTANDQMALGLLRALHEAGRDVPGEVSVVGFDDMAEAAHFWPPLTTVRQSFDSVGRHAVAALIAEISSGRQESTTVRIPTELVVRSSTAPPSN from the coding sequence ATGGCCGATGTGGCCCGGGAGGCCGGCGTGTCCGGGCAGACCGTGTCCCGGGTGGCCAACGGCCGGTCCAATGTCGACGCCGACACCCGCGAGCGGGTGCTGGCCGCGATGCGCCGGGTCGGCTACCGGCCCAACAGCGCCGCCCGCGCCCTGCGCAACGGCCGGTTCCGCACCATCGGCGTGATCGTCTCGTCGCTGTCCACCTTCGGCAACAGCCGCACCCTGGACGCCATCGCCGCCGCCATGGTCGAGCACGGCTTCTCCATCGTGCTGATGACCGTGCCGCGGTCCACCCAGGGCGAGGTCACCGGGGCGTTCAGCCGGCTCGGCGAGCAGGCGGTGGACGGCGTGATCATCCTGATCGAGCAGCACCAGCTGGACCAGAACGAGATCGAGCTGCCGCAGGGCCTGCCGGTCGTCGTGATCGACTCCAGCGCGCGCTACCCCTCCCCCGTGATCGACACCGACCAGGCCGAGGGCGCCGCCTCCGCGACCCGGCACCTGCTGGAGCTGGGCCACGACACCGTCTGGCACATCGCCGGGCCGCCGCAGTCCTACGCCGCCGAGCGTCGTCTCAGGTCGTGGCGGGAGGTTCTGGAGTCGGCCGGCCGTCGCGTGCCGCCCGTGCTGGTCGGCGACTGGTCGGCGGCGGCCGGCTATGCGCACGGCAAACGGCTCGCCGCGGATCCGTCCGTCACCGCCGTGTTCACCGCCAACGACCAGATGGCGCTCGGGCTGCTGCGGGCACTGCACGAAGCCGGCCGGGACGTGCCGGGTGAGGTCAGCGTCGTCGGCTTCGACGACATGGCCGAGGCCGCCCACTTCTGGCCGCCGCTCACCACGGTCCGCCAGTCCTTCGACAGTGTGGGGCGGCACGCCGTCGCCGCCCTCATCGCGGAGATCAGCAGCGGCCGGCAGGAGTCGACCACCGTCCGCATCCCGACCGAGCTCGTCGTCCGGTCGAGCACCGCGCCACCGTCGAACTGA
- a CDS encoding carbohydrate ABC transporter permease → MTSTVGSPPMRAGARGRRQHRRGWIFVGPFAVVFALTFLAPLAYAFGLSLFRDQAFFGGTVFVGLGNYTQALADANFWAAFLRVLLFLAVQVPIMLVLALVAAFAIDSARLHAAGFFRMVIFLPYAVPGVVAVLMWGFIYGDHFGLAADLNHLLGQDAVQPLSDNWILTSIGNIVTWEFVGYNMLIFYSALKVVPPDQIEAAAIDGAGPLRTILSVKLPAIRGAIVVATIFSIIGSFQLFNEPNILRTLAPNVITTYFTPNMYAYNLSFSGQQYNYSATVAIVMGVITAVIAYAVQLRGQRKER, encoded by the coding sequence ATGACGTCCACGGTTGGCTCGCCCCCGATGCGGGCCGGCGCGCGCGGCCGACGCCAGCATCGGCGCGGGTGGATCTTCGTCGGGCCGTTCGCGGTGGTGTTCGCGCTAACATTCCTGGCCCCGCTGGCCTATGCGTTCGGCCTGAGCCTGTTCCGCGACCAGGCCTTCTTCGGCGGCACGGTGTTCGTCGGCCTCGGTAACTACACCCAGGCGCTGGCCGACGCCAACTTCTGGGCGGCGTTCCTGCGCGTGCTGCTGTTCCTGGCCGTGCAGGTGCCGATCATGCTGGTGCTGGCCCTGGTCGCGGCCTTCGCGATCGACAGCGCCCGACTGCACGCCGCCGGCTTCTTCCGGATGGTGATCTTCCTGCCGTACGCGGTTCCCGGCGTGGTCGCGGTGCTGATGTGGGGCTTCATCTACGGCGACCACTTCGGACTGGCCGCCGACCTGAACCACCTGCTCGGCCAGGACGCCGTGCAACCGCTGTCCGACAACTGGATCCTCACGTCCATCGGCAACATCGTGACCTGGGAGTTCGTCGGCTACAACATGCTGATCTTCTACTCGGCCCTCAAGGTCGTGCCGCCGGACCAGATCGAGGCCGCGGCGATCGACGGCGCCGGCCCGCTGCGCACGATCCTCAGCGTCAAACTGCCGGCCATCCGCGGCGCGATCGTGGTCGCCACCATCTTCTCCATCATCGGCAGCTTCCAGCTGTTCAACGAGCCGAACATCCTGCGCACGCTGGCCCCCAACGTGATCACCACCTACTTCACGCCGAACATGTACGCCTACAACCTGTCCTTCTCCGGCCAGCAGTACAACTACTCGGCCACCGTGGCCATCGTGATGGGCGTGATCACCGCGGTCATCGCCTACGCCGTGCAGCTGCGCGGCCAGCGGAAGGAGCGCTGA